The following proteins are co-located in the Heteronotia binoei isolate CCM8104 ecotype False Entrance Well chromosome 21, APGP_CSIRO_Hbin_v1, whole genome shotgun sequence genome:
- the LOC132589753 gene encoding alpha-1,3-mannosyl-glycoprotein 4-beta-N-acetylglucosaminyltransferase C-like yields the protein MKTKNFKMPLACYGRTFSRLCFLLELLLAILLVIIWKQSKEQCQCPGIDKNGFQDAEEKETTILENILAMPQNPNFTVIASVMGPLPIPYKYLLGYPPIKKKFLTIGISAVHREREHYLLRTLESIYSHCKGEELNLITVVIYLANNDSKLNEQNAKEIEAQFGEHVNEGRLLVIESSLTGCPPLSHMKEMFFGAQGKALYRSKQNVDYAYLLNFCANLSWYYLMLEDDIVCANNFVLIIQNHVKNEVKSWTTIAFSSLGFIGKLFHSSDLIKLARFLLMFYDQMPGHWLLEHFHQSQNQRDLMVFRPSLFQHIGRVSSFHNVETQLQDAEFQEDNEDFGDFPTASCFTNIPVFADYVPEKVCPPAKGLFWGKNITSQSFFTIVFASPIVPQKIQIYTGSAEYNQDILLYGYVEIGRLKIHTHDGATCLLFDRIGEFNNGVFEIKDINSMDDIDCLRIQATTSQKQWLQIRRISIWVRND from the exons ATGAAAACTAAAAACTTCAAGATGCCATTAGCTTGCTATGGGAGAACATTCTCTAGATTGTGTTTTCTTCTAGAACTGCTACTTGCTATATTGCTTGTCATTATTTGGAAGCAAAGCAAAGAGCAATGCCAATGTCCAGGAATAGACAAAAATGGATTTCAG GATGCTGAAGAAAAAGAGACCACCATCCTGGAAAATATATTGGCGATGCCACAAAATCCAAATTTCACTGTTATAGCAAGTGTGATGGGTCCCTTACCAATTCCATATAAGTATCTCTTGGGATATCCTCCAATTAAAAAAA AATTCTTGACCATTGGAATCTCTGCtgtccacagagagagagaacattatTTGCTGAGGACCCTTGAGTCCATTTACAGTCACTGCAAGGGAGAAGAATTAAACCTCATAACAGTTGTTATATACCTAGCCAATAATGATTCTAAATTAAATGAGCAAAATGCCAAGGAAATTGAGGCTCAGTTTGGTGAGCATGTGAATGAAGGGCGGCTACTTGTTATAGAAAGCTCTTTAACTGGTTGTCCCCCCTTAAGTCATATGAAAGAAATGTTCTTTGGTGCTCAGGGAAAAGCTCTGTATCGATCCAAACAAAATGTGGACTATGCTTATTTACTTAACTTTTGTGCCAATCTCTCTTGGTATTATTTGATGCTGGAAGATGATATTGTCTGTGCCAATAATTTTGTATTGATTATACAAAATCATGTTAAAAATGAGGTGAAATCTTGGACCACTATAGCATTTTCAAGTCTGGGCTTCATAGGAAAACTCTTTCATAGTTCAGATCTTATTAAACTGGCCCGGTTCCTCTTGATGTTCTATGATCAGATGCCTGGGCACTGGCTTCTTGAACATTTCCATCAATCCCAGAATCAAAGAGATCTTATGGTCTTTAGGCCTTCTCTCTTCCAGCATATAGGTAGGGTTTCTTCATTTCATAATGTAGAAACCCAGTTGCAAGATGCAGAGTTTCAAGAAGATAATGAAGATTTTGGAGATTTCCCTACTGCTTCATGTTTCACAAACATACCTGTATTTGCAGATTATGTACCAGAGAAAGTGTGCCCCCCTGcaaaagggcttttttggggtaAGAATATTACATCACAGAGTTTCTTCACTATTGTTTTTGCAAGCCCAATTGTTCCTCAAAAGATTCAGATTTACACAGGGTCAGCTGAATATAACCAGGACATTCTCCTTTATGGTTACGTAGAAATTGGTAGACTTAAAATTCATACCCATGATGGTGCAACATGTTTGCTTTTTGACCGAATTGGGGAGTTTAACAATGGGGTCTTTGAAATTAAAGATATCAATAGCATGGATGATATCGATTGCCTTCGAATACAAGCCACAACTTCACAAAAGCAATGGCTACAAATAAGGAGAATTAGTATTTGGGTGAGGAATGATTAA